DNA from Thunnus thynnus chromosome 2, fThuThy2.1, whole genome shotgun sequence:
aagtaaaaatggatATTGCGCAAATAACTGATAAATAACTGGCAAATCCTAATCTGTGATTCATTGCCAGAAAGTTCTgttaacttgtgtttttttaaatgagtgttTACTTTATCTTTTGCACTATAACATCTGATAAgaagttaaattaaataaacatcttTTATCATTAATTAAGTTTGTCAATTTCAAGTTTATATTGTTAAATTGTTGCTTTCAGAATTTAAAGTCATGAGTACAGTTGACTAAATGTCCAATGGATCGTTTACCTAACTCATCAAATTAAGTTATTGTGAAACATTGTTAGTTTATTCACACACATGGATAAATGTTTCTGATATGAACCCAGTTACATGATGGAGGTCGTTATGTGTCTTTATATACTCAGAGGAGTCAGATGGTCTTCTGTCATATCAAACTTAAAACACTGCAAACCATCATGAAGATTTCCACCTCAGACACTTCCTGCACACTTTTTGTGTAAAGTATTTGATTCTAAGTGGTTATATTGAGGAACAATGTTCCCAGGTTCATTGTGACTGTTAGCGGTACAGCAAAAGCTGCCATTAAGGGTAAAACCTcacataatggaaaaaaaacctttaagtGTTATTCAAGCTCATATGTAAGTGAGGCTTTATAGTAGGTACAGAACACaaattttagttaatttatctGTGACATGAAATGCAGAGACTCGGCAGGCACAAGGAACCGAAGAATATTGATTAACACAGGAACTGAAGACAAGTAACTAAACTGAACAAAtaatccaacaagactgaactgaaaaccaggacttaaatacaaactaaactaatcagacaacaaggaacaggtgacAAGACACAGGGGCAGGCTGGGAGTTGATGGGTTAGGAAGGCACTGGAAGCAGGGCAGAGCTAACAAAcatgatgcagggcaggtgtggagggaaaaaggGGACTGGGGAGGAGTgcaggaacacatgaggaaaacaGAGCAAAGAGAAAACCAAAATCCAGAAAACACAATTAGGATCAAGAAGGCCCCAAATGCCAGCAGGacaaatgcaaatgaaacacaCTGTGCTACTGTACAGAGCTAAATAGGCTGAAAGATTAATTAAGACATGCAAACTCCAAAGAGTCCAAAACATAGATCACTTCCACAACCCAAAAACCGATTCACTGCTTAGAGTGAGAGCTGCATAAAAACCACCAAAACCTGGAAGTATAGAGAAACCAGCCCAGAACACATTCTCAGgtagtaaaacaaacaaactcattcTGAATCATGTGAAGGCAAAAGTATTATTTCAGCTCTGTATGCTCACATGTATACAAACTTAAATGTCAGGACAAAGGTTATCTACAATAAGCAATAATATCTCAAGGGTCCTTCAATACAGTACTAACTTATCTGTCCATCTTCCACTCAGTCCAGACTTATCATCACAGGGAAAAAGCTGAGGGTccctggtggactggtggagaatGACAGCTAGGGACAAAGAGTCACACTGCGAACAGAGCCATAATAAACAGAGTAAAATAAGTGACTTGTGATGATTTAAGTTGGAGTAAGTTAAGCATTACAGTATAAAACATTCATCTGTCAAAacctttaaaattaaaaaattaaaaaaaactttgacgGTGAAAGAGAATTGAAATGTGACATGTTATATTAGAGACATTACgttgttttgtttgcagtgcACATTTAACCAGTCAGTCTTTTGAAATGTTCACTCCTCACTGGAAGACGAAAGCACCAACCTCTCcttgtttcatgtttataaGATTTTTCTGAGCTGTAGAAATAGCAACCGAAGAGATCAAAATGTTAAGATATGAgcactttattttgtttagtCTACAGTTGCCTATACAAGGAATTTTTACTGTAATGAATGAAGAATTAAAAATGGACCCCTGAAAGACATCCTGACATCACCATCTGCTGGTGATAAAACTACACAGCAGCATTTCCTGCTGTTAATAATTTATCATGTGACAGTTGTAAGTAAAAGAGAAAGTAGATTTTGACATTGTGGATCAGAGCTGAGACGCCATTACAGGGTGTGAGATCTCTGCTGTAAAACACTCATTTGAAGGATTTCAAGTGATCAAGTGAAGGAACAGTAACTTGGTGAGTCTGACTACTGAAAGATCATTGAGACATCAAAGAAAATGGCTGAGAAAATTGCTCTCTTTGAAAGTTTCCTGAGTTGCCATGTGTGTTCAGAGACTTTCAAAGATCCTGTGTCTCTGAGCTGCAATCACagattttgttcaagctgtctGCAAAAATTCTGGgaacaagctaaaaacaaaaactgtcccatttgtaaaagaaaatcctCAAAGGAATTTCCAGCAGTGGACTTTGCACTGAAAGAACTCGCTGACTCATTTGCTCGGAGACAAAAAGTTGGATCATCTGAGactgaaaaaggagaaaaggaggTGGTGTGTAGCAAACATCAAGAAGAGCCTAAATTGTTCTGTAAAGATGAGCAGAGAGCTGTGTGTCCTGTCTGTGAGGTTTCTCTCCACCAGAGTCACAAGGTGGTTCCTGTAGAACAAGCAGTCAGTGACCTGAAGGACCAGCTGAAATCTGACTTAAAGTCTCTACAGGACAAGaggaacaaatacaaacaagtggagaaaacatacaatgaaGTGATTCAACACTCCAAGAAGCAGCTGTTGTCCACAGAGAGGAAGATCACAGCAGAGTTCAACAAGCTCCACCAGttcctgaaagaggaagaggagtccaGACTGGCagctctgagggaggaagaggagcagaagggGAAGACtatcagcagagagatgaagaggattCAGGAGcagatctcctctctgtcagacagTATCTCTGCTGTTGAAGAAGACCTGCAGAAACAAAAGGTGTCATTCCTCAGCAGTTATAAACCCACTCAGACCAGAGCCAGAGCCCAGTGCTCACCGTCAGATCCACAGCTGGTCTCAGGAGCGCTGATAGAtgtggccaaacacctgggcaacctgtCCTTCAGAGTctgggagaagatgaaggagaaggtcCACTTCAGTCCTGTCATTCTGGACCCAAACACTGCAAGTCCCTGGCTCTATCTGTCTGAtgatctgaccagtgtgagacATGGagacacaaagcagcagctcCCTGATAATCCAGAGAGAAACACGGAGTATACCCATATTTTGGGCTCTGAGGGCTTCAGCTCAGGGAAACACAtctgggaggtggaggtgggagacCATCCTATCTTGAATGTGGGTTTGGCTAAAGAATCAGTTGACAGGAAGGGAAAGTTATTTGCTACACCAAAATATGGAATCTGGTGTTTGTCGCATCGCAGTGGAAAATACACTGATGTTGTTGGTGAGACTGTCAGTGTGAAGAAGAGTCTCCAGAGGATCAGAGTCCAGCTGGACTATGACAGGGGGGAGGTGTCCTTTTACGACCCTGAAGACATGACTCACATCTACACTTACAGAGACactttcactgagaaactcttcccatttttctgtattggaCCAGCTGGTGATGCTAAAACCACTGATATCAAAATCTGTCAAACTCAGATTTCTCTGTGATGTTCAGGAAGGTTTGTGTTTTCAGCATTTTGGTTTtacttttctattattttttcttttatctgaaGCAAATTTGATTTGGTGTTGAGGGTCAATTGATGTTTTTGCTCATTGAAACAAATTATCCAAAGTGGTTTTCACGTACAAAACAGACACATGTACACCtcaataattgtttttaatagAGAATTCACCgtaaaacttttacatatatattctgACTTCGATATCTATTTTGATCACATTATCAAGgtaaataaatgttgatttGTCATCTGAGGTGAActtttatacaaatacaaatcaaagCTGTTTTTGTTATAACTTTTTATCCTGGTTAGTAGcatcttgtttttaatcagaccacaatataatatagatataatAAACACTGTAATGACTGTACAAAATACTACAGTTGAGGAGATTTTTAATCATTCATAATAATTAAACTTCAATCTTCTGATGAGTTATTTcaattttgatcatgttttaatttcattttttacactttaaactCAGAGTCTCAGTGGTTCAGTGTATCAAAAATCATTCTGGCTCTGATTGATTATTctgattgattattatttgttcttttgttcttcaacagaactgatttgttgttgagggtcacagatattgttttttcttgttttcatgcaaaaacatgaaaacttaaACCATTGTTCTCATCTGAATTTTTGAAAGACGTCGAGCCGTTCAGGATTtagttgttttatatttagaaTAAATTTATTAAAGATGGTAACTCTGTTATGTTTACTGTTTAATGGATTTGAACAGAATATTTACTTATGTTGTTAAATATTCTGATTCTGCTTTCTTGTCTTTCAAAAATAGATTTAGTGTGTAAGTTAGTTTTGTCGCCtcttaaaataaagatgaattcaCAAGAAAATATGGATACAAAATGCTGAAACTGTTTCACATCATCAAGAGACAAACTTTACAAATCAAAGCTGTTAATTATCCTGGTTATCAGCATCTTGTTTTCAGTCAAACAACATTGTATAGTAGTATATATCCACTGTACCGAATGCTTTGATTGATTCAGTTTGGTGACAGTTTCAGTTgtcagatttagatttttatatttttgggtCTTTTGATGAGTTATTTCAGTTGtgaatctgttgttttattctttggaaacaagtgttttaatatagttttattttaattcagtgtttaattCTGACAGTGCTTctgcatactgtgtgtgtcattttggtGGTGTATGCATGGATTGATAAACTGCAATGTTGAGATGATGATcagcataaaataaacaaaaccaaccaaaacaatttagtttaattagtttttttctgaatcaactatattttataaaatgtacatCTGATGGATGCTGCTTGTCATGATGTGTAATTAAATCATCAgcagtttttattctaaatgtgtgtcagtcagAAAAGGAGATACAGGTTGTTTCACTTTCTTTACAAACATCTATCAAATAGTCATGTGACTTTACAAAAGGTAAAATCTCACAAAACAATTATACAACCAGTTTTTGCAAAATAcaatattcttattttattaatggtttaaatctaaatttcttcttttcaaaacaacaaatttttTACTGAAGCTGTTTCAACTTCAGTTTTCAGAACACAGTCTCATAATCTTTGTGTCACCTCTTCAACATTTATGGACAGTCTGAACTTATTTAGTTAATGTTTCCTTTTATAAAGTCACATGACAAATTAACTGATTGTAGAGAAAGAAAGCTGAAACAACCTCATACCACCCTGATGATGCTAAATAGACAAAACATGTGAGTAATAAAGCGTGACATATTAGAAAATAGTTGTGCAAcctgtttattttaatggagTCGTGTTAATTCTCACACTGGTCTGCACCTCGCTGTGTGTGTCAGATACTGAAATAGtcagaaaaggagggaaaactttattaaacaaatCCTCAGATGATAAAactgaatgtatgtgtgtttacccTCCACTACTTCAAGACATGAACATAAACTCTAAAAGAGGCTGttcaatttaaaagaaatcattTACAACAGTTTCCTCCAGAAATatatctgttttcagtttgagactttatatttcttcatttaaggTGTTGATAAGGACTGTGATTTAAGTGTTATGTAAAGGTTATTTGTATGTCAGCGTTCATCATTTTAACTTGAAAGATTAAACTGAAAAACTtgaagttgtgtgttttttcattcagtctGGTTCAGCAGTGAGTAGCAGCAGTTCACTCATGATGAGAAGACTTTGTTCTGTGACATGATGTCAAAGGTAAAACACTTTATAATCCTGCTGGTTCCTCATCACTTGATGTTCTGTTGAACAATGTTCACTTTGAATTAAAGGATGAGGCTGAAGATCttctatttttcttactgtcatcaAATGTCATGAACAGATCAAATGTCTGTCCTTCAACACTTCCTGTCCCCAGCCTGTCTGACACTCAGTCCCAAACACATTGGTTCCTATTGGAGAtgtgaatctttaaaaatgagtcacaaatatattttgcCTCCTGCCAAACACTTTATGCCAcaaatatttcactgtaaaaatacaaatcagtGTGTTCTGAGCATTAGAAATGAGAATTAAATCAAGAGATAGTAAAATGTTTCCCTCtgacttaacttaacttaaccaACTGCATGATTAAATGCTCCAAGGGACAGTTAAAtattaaagtttttattttgtaaaaaacaaacaaaaaatattgctgctgttgttaaGTATTGTAACAGTCTGTTATAGAC
Protein-coding regions in this window:
- the LOC137168602 gene encoding nuclear factor 7, brain-like gives rise to the protein MAEKIALFESFLSCHVCSETFKDPVSLSCNHRFCSSCLQKFWEQAKNKNCPICKRKSSKEFPAVDFALKELADSFARRQKVGSSETEKGEKEVVCSKHQEEPKLFCKDEQRAVCPVCEVSLHQSHKVVPVEQAVSDLKDQLKSDLKSLQDKRNKYKQVEKTYNEVIQHSKKQLLSTERKITAEFNKLHQFLKEEEESRLAALREEEEQKGKTISREMKRIQEQISSLSDSISAVEEDLQKQKVSFLSSYKPTQTRARAQCSPSDPQLVSGALIDVAKHLGNLSFRVWEKMKEKVHFSPVILDPNTASPWLYLSDDLTSVRHGDTKQQLPDNPERNTEYTHILGSEGFSSGKHIWEVEVGDHPILNVGLAKESVDRKGKLFATPKYGIWCLSHRSGKYTDVVGETVSVKKSLQRIRVQLDYDRGEVSFYDPEDMTHIYTYRDTFTEKLFPFFCIGPAGDAKTTDIKICQTQISL